DNA sequence from the Cohnella herbarum genome:
ACCCTGCATCGCTCCCCTCTAAATACACGGCCCTATATCCCGCGGAGGCGGCTAGGCGCTCCGACCAATCGCGCGATTCCGGCGGCTCGTTGTTTCGATAATTCCAATAGATTTCTTCGCCTTGGCTATGAAGCGCGATAACCGCGTGAAAGTCGGTTTGTTCCGTAAAGTCCGAGAGAGCGATCGCTTCGGGCTCAGATAATGGTCGTTCTCCTCCGTAATCGCGGGGACCCGGTTCATGAATCGAACGACGCGCGCGTTCTTCCTCCCAATGCGCGGGGAACTGATCGTTCAGATCCACTCCTCTTGCGTTAGCCTTCCATCGGTGGAACCGATTAGATCCGCGATTCCACTTCAGCAAATTTTCGTAAAACGGATGTATGGCCGACATTCCCCTTTGCACGAGCTCTACTCCGTCCGGATTGACCATCGGAACGATCCACAGACTGCTGCGGGCAAACAATTCCTGTGCGGATTTCCCCCAGAAAGAAACCCGGTTCGCGCATGCACGGGCGTAATCTTCCGCGAAATTCATCAGCAATAACGAAGTGATCCATTCATTGGCATGGCAAGCTCCGTTGAAATGCCAGCGGAACGGACCTTCGCCGATCTTCAAGTATGGAATCGGTTTACCGAGCGCGCTACGACCAATCGATCCCGTGCTCAAAAAAGGATACTCGCGAGTCAATTTTCTTATGTCGTTGACGACTTGATCAGGACCATACTCCTCTTTATTCTTCATGAAGCTCCCTCCCATACCTTCGCGGTTCTAATGGTGTATGAGCGAAGGAGCTTCCGTATAACCCATTCCACGCAAAAAAAACGGCCCGACAAGCCGAAGCCGACATGGCTTCCGACCTGCGCGAGCCTAAATACCGTCATGCCCCGATATGGGGAACTTGCCATACGACGGGAGTTAACCGAATCTGCTCCCCAAGCCATGCCTGGGCGATATCTTGGAACTTCCGGGGATCACCGCTGCAAAAAAACTGGTGGACAGGAACTTCTTCCACGTCCGACATCTCATTATTTTCTTGAAGAATCGTACTGATATCCCGCGCGGTTTCTTCAGCCGAATTGATCAAAACAACTTCGGAGCCCATCGCTTCCGAAATGCAATCGGCGAGAAAAGGATAATGCGTGCAGCCGAG
Encoded proteins:
- a CDS encoding M14 family metallopeptidase, translating into MKNKEEYGPDQVVNDIRKLTREYPFLSTGSIGRSALGKPIPYLKIGEGPFRWHFNGACHANEWITSLLLMNFAEDYARACANRVSFWGKSAQELFARSSLWIVPMVNPDGVELVQRGMSAIHPFYENLLKWNRGSNRFHRWKANARGVDLNDQFPAHWEEERARRSIHEPGPRDYGGERPLSEPEAIALSDFTEQTDFHAVIALHSQGEEIYWNYRNNEPPESRDWSERLAASAGYRAVYLEGSDAGYKDWFIANYRRPGFTVEVGWGHNPLPMDGFEEMYDDVARLLAEALDCSPS